The segment CATGATCAGCACGCCGGGAAGGTCATGCCGCTTGTCGAAGATCTCTTCGACTTCCTTTCCATGGGTCGACGCGTCGACCGAAGCGTGATGCGCCGGCAGCTCAGCCAAGGTGGCGTCGCTGCGGAGCTTGTTCAGTTCGGCGTAGATCGTCTTGTCGTCATGTTGCGTCACGGGAGGTCTCCTGCAGAAGAACTAGACGCGGGCCGCAACCGGCGCTCGACGCTTGACCATGGTGATCGTCGTGCCGTCTTCATCGAACGTCGCTTCGTCCATGAACGCTTGCATCAGCACCAGGCCGCGATTGCCGAGTTTGTCGAGCGCTTGCGGATCGTTCGGTTCCGGAATCGAAGCGACGTCGATGCCGGGCCCTTCGTGACGAATGACGAACGAGCCCTCCTCTTTGCTGAGCGAGGCTTGCACGTGCAACACGCGCGACGCGTAAGGTTCGCTTGAACGGCGCTGTTCGACCAGGGCGATCGCTTCCGGCTTGTCGAGCTGCAGCGCTTCGAGTTGATCGAGATCGAGCTCCAAGTTGCCGCGGTAGTAGGCGCTGAAGAGCGCCCCTTCCAACGCCATCCCCAGACTGACCTGGTTGCTCGCTTCGCACAGTCCCATGCTGCCGGCGATCTGTTGCATCATTTCGACCAGGCGTTCGCAGAGGAGCGGATCGCTGGTCAGGCGAAATTCAAAGTCGGCTTTCGCCATCGCTTGAGTCAAGCGTTCGTAGTTCCGCTCGGCGGCGCACATCGCGCGGACTTGTTGTACGGTCGAGACGAGACGTTCGGCCAGGTGGGTCTTCGGCACATAGCATGCGGCGCCTTGTTGCAGCGCTTCGACCGCCAATTCTTCGCTGCCGTGCGCGGTGGTGAGCACGACCGGGATCTGCGGATAGATCGACTGCATCCGGTTGACCAATTCGAGCCCGTTCATCTCGGGCATGTTCAGATCGGTGACGACGACGTCGACTTCGTCCGAAACGTCCTGTAGCAATTCGAGGGCCGCCATCCCGTTGGTCGCTTTGGCAATTTTATTTTGCGGATCTTTCTTCAGAATTCCTTCTAGTAGCACTAAATCGACCGGGGTGTCGTCTACGATCAAGACGGTCGGCATCGTGAGAGTCTCCTAAGAAATTGGCGCCAAGTTCGCGAAAAATTTTTTCCCGTTCTTGGCGACGAAAAATGGGCCCGATAGCTGACCTTGCTGACGGCGCAAGTGCTTCTGCCGATCCCTCTTTATAAAGAGCGGATGTTAAAGAACGGCGTAGATCGGGTGGGAAAATCTTCGCGCATTTGGGGGGAGCGGAGAGGCCGGATTCGCCCCGATCGTCCGAGTCGGGTTGACTTTGACGGCGGACTCGCAACAATGCGTAGCCCGATCGAGATATTCGCCAAATTGCTCTACAGCAGAGGGGAGAATATTGCCGATCAGGGAACTTGTCTCCTCAACAAGCCTAGCAGGTTTGATTGCGGGGACTAAAATAAGAAAAGAAGCCTTCGGTGCATTTTCCGGCAGAGGGACCAATTTATTGCGAGGGCCGGATTCAACAACGGCTAGTGCAAGTGCACGCCAGAGTCTCGCCCTTCTCGCAGCGACTCCACTCGTCGCAACTTGACCGAAGGTTTTCTTATACATGAGAGCCGCCGTGCTGCTTGCAGCCGGCGGTTTTTTTATGACCTACAGTTGTATTGGCGGCGACCGATCGGTCCCCCTCCTCATCCCACTCGCGATTTCGCGAAGGTTTCGAAGAGAGATCCAATGCAACAAGTTTACGTACTGGTCATCCTGGCGATCTGTTTTGCAGCTGGCAGCCTCGTCGCGCAGTTTTGTATTCAGTAACGACCGTTACGACCGCTAATATCCGAACCGCTCTTCGGTCCAGGGATCGCCATGATTGTGGAAACCGCCGCGCTCCCAGTAGCCCGGCTTATCCTTGGCGGTCAATTCAATCCCGCGAATCCATTTCGCACTCTTCCAGGCGTATAGCCGAGGAACCATGCCGCGCACCGGACCGCCATGGGCGTCGTTGATCGGCATCTCGTCGTGCGTATCGGCCAGCAGCGCGTCATCCGCGAGAAAATCCTCGAGCGGCATATTGGTCGACCAGCCGTTGTCATAGGCGTGACAGACGACGTACTTCGCTTCCGGTTTGACTCCGGCGAGCTTCAGCAACGTTTGCGTCGAAACTCCTTCCCAAATGTTGCTTAAACGGGACCAATGAGTCACGCAGTGAAAGTCGGCGAAGACTTTGCACCGCGGCAGCGCCTGAAACTGATCCCAATCGAGATCGACTTCCCGCTCGACCAGTCCAAATATCTTCAGCCGCCAATCTTCGGGCTCGACGTTCGGTACGTGCGACGCATGCAGAATCGGCCACTTTCGCGTCCGCGATTGTCCCGGCGGGATTCGCTGGCTGCGATACGTATCGGGACTGATGATGATCCCTTCTTCGGTGATCTCCTCCGGCTTCAGCGGCTCGCCAGACTGATACTTCGCGTGATCGTGTTCGGAATCAAACATACGGCACATGGGAAAGGGAACGAGGTGACGACGAATCCCAGGGATTGTATCGGCGCCGGAAGAATCGACCAATCTTGCGGCCTAGAAGTTGGGTGGCACTGCTGGCTTGTCCAGCAGTGTGCAGCTATTACAGGGTTCCCACTTCTGGACAAGCCAGCAGTGCCACCCCAAAGTCTTTGCTATTCCGCCGTGCGGCGTTTCGCCCAGAGGAGCAACAGCCAGATTCCGAGAAAGCCGAGCGTGCAGCCCAGTACCAATACCGGGCGGCGCAGGTCGAAGCGATCGGCCGCTTCGCCGCTGAAGTTGAGAAAGACCCCCACGGCGAGAAAGACTCCCCAGACCGCCAGCGCGCCAATGATGATCGCCATCAACTTCTTCGAGCCTGGGGCACGCTGCAGTCGCGGGGATTCGTTCGCCGGCGATTCCTCTTTAGTAGTTGGAGGTTCCATAGTACGCCTCGGCCGTGAGGCCCGTTTCGTCGTGCACCATTTTCACGATCCGATCGACTTCTTCATCGCTGATTGGCGCGACAAAGTCTTCGGCCGGGCGACGCGCGACGGTGTAGATCTGAATCAGCTTGAGCTTCCCGCCGGCGGCGGTCACATCACGCAGACGTCCGCAGTAGGCGGCCAGTTCGGCGTCGGTCGGGCCGACGCCGTTGACCTTCATGAACAAGGTTTGAATCACCAGCGGGCGAACCTGCGACGCGGCGGTGATATTGTCCAGAATTCGCTGATAGGGGATTTTGGTCCGCTCAATCAGGTGGTAGTACTCTTCGGTCCCGGCGTCGAGCTTCGCCCAGATCTCGCCGTTGTTGGCGTCCAGAACTTCCAGGCCCTTTTTGACGACGTCGCGATGGAACATCGACGCGTTGGTGATCAGCACCATTTTGACGTCGTCCATGCCGTGCTGACGCTTGATCTCGGCGGTTCTGCCGACCAGTTCGTCAAAGTTGCGATAGGTGGTCGGTTCGCCGTCGCCGCTGAACGCGATGTCATTGACGCGGCGCAAAGAAACCGGCGTCTCAGCGAACTTGGGGGTCGCCCAAATATCGCCTGACGCCGCCAGGCTGAGCATTTCGTCGATTTCGTGGAAATAGCGGTCGGTTTCGACGAACCGCGTTTCGCTTTCTTCTCGGCGATTGACCTGGCAATAAATGCAATCGAAGTTGCAAATCTTGTCCGGGTTCAAGTTGACGCCGATGGACAACCCGCGGCTGCGCCGCGAGAGAACGGGATAGACGAATTTGTTGTCGTCAAAACTGCGCTGATGCAGCGTGTGCAGCCGATGGGTCGTCATGCAATCTAAGCGTTAGTCGACACGCGCCGTCTCGCTACCGACTTTCACCGGCCCGGTAGGCGCAACCAGGGTATTGGTCGGGACAGGCCCCAACACGTTTTCCCCCATATTATCACGCATCGCCGACAAAGTGCGGCGCATAACTTCCAGATCTTCTTCCGGAATGCCGACGATCGCTCGGGCACGGACCGCAAGAGCGCAGTTGACCATCTGTTCCCAGACCGGCTGCACCTTGTCGGTCGCGCGAATGATTTTTTTGCGGCGATCGCACGGATCAGTCTCGCGGGTGATCCAGCCGTCTCGTTCCATGCGATCGATCACGCCGACCAAAGTCGGGGCTTCGATCCGCATTTGTTCGGCCAATTCGCTTTGCGTGATCTCACCATGGTAGGAGAGCCATGCGAGGACCTCCCATTGGCGGTAGGTGATGCCGTGCGACGAGAGTTCCTCGTTCATCGCACGCGAGAGCATATGTCCGGTCGAGAAAATCCAGTACCCGACGCTCTTTTCAAAGTCAAAACGGATCATGACTGACAGACTCCTAGCGAATTCCCCAGACTAAGTATTCTAGCGATAAGACAAAAAGATGAGAACAATCAGAATTACGCGCCAAACGCTTCCTGCAGGCAGTAGTCGAATAAAAGCCGCCATTCCTCGGCAGCCGTATGAATTAGGATTTCTTGATTGTCGCTCCGGCCTCGCGCGACAGCTTCGCAGCCGTCGACCATCGCCATCGGGTCCCAATCTTGCCCCGCAGCGAGAAAACGAGTCGCCGAATCCAATTCTCCGCCAGAAGCGATCTCCGCTGCATTGGCAGCTAGATCATGCATAATCGGGTGACGCCCAACGCGTCGGAACCAATACTTTGCGTTGCCATAATCAGGCTCTCGGCGGTGCATAATGCCATGCCAATAACTGCCTGAAATGGACGGAAGGTTTTGACTTATTTCGTGGGATTCGTCCAAAAAGTTGTAGAGCAGCCAGATGCCTGACATGCAAGCGTCAGCCATCTCTTGACTGCGGATTGGCCGCCCCCCCGACAAATCATCGTAGGTCAGCCGAGACAACTGATCCCGAACCGAACGAACCGGCGTGCCTGGGCCGAGTGGACATTTCGGCGCCGCCTGGATCAAGTTCGCGATTGTCTCGGGATACGAGGTCAACATGAATATTTAGCGCGCCATTTGTTAAGGAAAAAATCGGCGTTCTTCTATACTACTGTTTTTTCCGCAATTTCGGAAACCCTACCCAGCGGTGGGCGCCGGTGATAAACTAAATTCCTTTCGGTCTTTACGCTGAGACCGACGGGAACGCCGTTTCCTCTTCTCGATACGGAAATAGTTGATATGTCTGTTGATCCCAGCCAGGATCCGCAAGCCCAGGGCGAAATCCCTGCTGAAGCTTCCACCCCCGCCCCTGAAAACGTTTCCCAGCCGAGCGAAGACGCCGATGCGCCGAAGCGAAAGCTGCTGATTGGCTCGCAACGCGACGAAGACAAGCCCGCGCCTGCCCCCAAGCCGGCGGCTGCGGCGCGTCCGCAACGTCCGGAACGGCCAAAGCCTTCTAAGACTGAATCGGAAGAAGATCCTACGGCTATTCCCGCAGATCTCACTTCCTTGGAAACAAATCGAGAAATCGAGAAACTTCCGGTCTCTTCCGACGGCCGCGTTGAGGTGCCGAATCGTCGTCAAAAGCTCGACGATATCGAGCGCGAAGTCGAAGCGGCGCTCGGGGGGCTCTCTCTCGACGACATGATCGCCGGCGAAAAGGCGATGCAGGGCATCTCCGGAAAGACGCTGGAAGTCGACAGTCGTCAGCCGGCCACTGTCCTGCGTATCCATCGCGAAGAAGTTTTCATCGATCTGCCTGGACAAAACCAAGGCTTCGTATCGCTGCGTACCTTCGTAGCGCCCCCCGCTGTTGGCGACAAGCTGGAAGTGGTCATCGTCAAATACGATCGTGAGCAAGGTCTCTACGAAGCGGTCGTTCCTGGCTCTTCGGTCTCGGTCGTCGATTGGGGCGATCTGAAAGAAGGGATCCTGGTCGACGCGGTCGTGGACGGCGTCAACAAGGGCGGTCTCGAATGTGCCGTCGGCGGCGCTCGCGGTTTCATCCCGGCCAGCCAGATCGCGCCGCATCACGTCACCAAGATGGAAGATTACCTCGGCCAGAAGCTGCAGTGCCTGGTGACCGAGGCGAATCCGGAACGTCGTAACCTCGTGCTCAGCGCTCGCGCCGTCGCCGAAAAGGCGAAGGAAGACAGCCGCAAAGAAACGATGGGAACGCTGCAAGTCGGTCAGATGCGCGAAGGGACCGTCACTCGCATTCAAGACTTTGGCGCCTTCGTCGACATCGGCGGCGTCGACGGCCTGGTTCACGTCAGCCAGATCAGCTGGGACCGGATCAAACATCCGAGCGACGCGCTGAGCGAAGGTCAGGCGGTTCGCGTCAAAGTGACCAAGATCGATCCCGAGACCGGCAAGATCGGTCTTTCGATTCGCGACACGATGGAAAACCCGTGGCAGAAGGTCGCCTCGGAATTCGCCGTCGGCGCAATCGTCAAAGGCAAAGTGACCAAGATCATGGAATTCGGCGCGTTCGTCGAAATCGGCCCGGGGATCGAAGGTTTGATTCACGTCTCCGAAGTGAGCCACACTCGCGTCAGCCGCATTCAGTCGGTCCTGAAGGTTGGCGAAACGGTCGAAGTGAAAGTGGTCAACATCGACCAAGAGAAACGCCGCATCGGCCTCTCGATCAAAGCCCTCGCTCCGGCTCCGGCCAGCAAGAGCGGCGGCAAGAAGAAGGAAGAGGAAGAAGTCGACGTCGATCGCGAGCTGAAGGTCAAACCGACCGCCGGCGAACTGAAGGGCGGCATCGTCAACGAACAAAGCGAAGGCTCGAAGTTCGGCCTGAAGTGGTAAGACGCTTCCCGCTAGTCAATAAAAAAGCCGTCCCCATCGGGACGGCTTTTTTTATTGGCATTCAACACTAGCCCGCAGCGCCAGCGAGGGAATGGGGTGGGAAATGTCTAATGACTAAGAACCAATGTCTAATGCGGAGAAGCTGCTTCTTTCTTCCTTAGTCCTTAGGCCTTAGTCATTTACTTGCGACCGCATTTCCCTCGCTGGCGCTGCGGGCTAGTGTCGGAGTCTTAGCTCCAAAGCTTCTGCACCGCTTCGACGCAGTTCTCCGTCGCCAGGGCACAGAGGATCAGCCCCATCACCTTTACGATGATCGTTCCGCCGGTTTCGCCGATCAGGCGATGGATTGGATTGGCCAGCAGCATCAAGACGTAGGTGAGCGCCAGCACGATCGCCAACACGACCGACGTCTTCGCTTGCTCCAGGATCGTGAAGCGATGATTATCCGTCAAAATGACGACCGCCAGGATCGAGCCGGGGCTGGCGATCGAGGGGATCGCCAGCGGAAAGACGGCGACATCGTGACCCGCTTCCGGTTTGGGAGGTTCGACCGCCGGACCGACGCCGAAGACCATCTGCAAACCGAGCAAAAATAAAATGATGCCGCCGGCGAGTTGAAACGACTCAAGTCGAATATCGAGGGCGCCCAGGATGAACTGTCCCAGGATCAGAAACGCGAGCAGCACCGCGCCGCCGATCAGGGTCGCTTTCAGCGCGATCCGGGGGCGATCTTCCTTGGCCGATCTGCGCGTCACGCCAACGAAGATCGAGAGCGTGCCGATCGGGTCGATCGTCGCTACCAGCAACAGGAATTCGCCGAATAGAAGCTCGAAGTTCATGCCGATCGGTTTCGCTAAAAGACGTGGGTCACTCCGTTGACCCGCAAGGATAGCTTACCGTTGCGGTATCGACTATTCGGATGATTCCAATATTTCCAGCTTCAGGTTGCGGAAGCGGACTTCGGTCGGGCCGCCGGAGTGCAATTGCAGAGCGAAGACGCCCCGCTTCGCTCCCTTGGCGTCGGTTAGATCGACGCATGGTTTGCCGTTGAGGAAGGTCTCGACGTGGTCTCCCTTGGCGACGATCTCGTACTGGTTCCACTCGCCAGGCTTTAGGTGCTCTTCGCCCGACTTGTCCCACAAGAGTCCGCGGCCATGCTCTTCGTACAGTTTGCCCCACCAACCGGGGCCGACGTCGGCCTGGTATCCTTTGACCGATCCGCCTGGCAGCGCCTCGCTACGGATCTGCACGCCGCTATTCCCTTCGTTCTTCACGAGGAGAATCTCCAGCTTCAGCCGGAAGTCGCTCGCCGCCAGGTCGCTAACCAGAAAACTATTCGCTTTGATCCCGGTCGCGGTCTTGGCGATGATCTCGCCGCTTTCGACCGACCAGAGATTGGGATCGCCGTTCCATCCGGTCAGATCTTTGCCATTGAACAGCTCGGCGGCCGTTTCCGGCGTGGCGAGCTGCGGCGTTTGTCCTTTCCCTTGCAGGTAGGCGACCAGCGAACGGACGTCATGCTGAGTGAAAGGACGCAGTTGATCGTCCGGCATCATCGACTTGTCGCTCGACTTCCGCTCTTCGATTTCCTCCTTGGAGATGAGGAGCGTCTCTTCGGCCGTCTGCAGCGTGATCGTCTTGGCGTCTTCGGCCTTCACCACGCCGGTGATGACGCGGCCGCTATCGAGCAGCACGATTGACGGCTGGTATTCTTTCGCCATCACGGCGCTCGGATCGACGATGTTCGTGAGCAAGTATTCCAGATTCGCCCGGTTCGAGCCGGTCAGATCAGGGCCGACATTGCCGCCGACGCCATACAGCGTATGACAGCGCTGACAGGTCTTCGCAAAGATCGCGCGGCCCAACATGGGATCAGCGGCCGGCAGCGACTTGTTGGCGACGAGCGCTTTGTACTGCTCGATCAACTTCGCTTTTTCTTCCGGCGTTTCGCGGACTGTTCCCCAAACGTCGGCCAGCTTGGCGTCGATCTCTTTATCTCCCAGGTTCGAGAGCTGGCGAACCATATCGGCGGTCAGTTCGCTGCTGGAGATGCTCCCGGATTCGATCGCCGCCAACAGAGGCTTAGCGTAACTCGGTCGCGAGCTCAAAGTCGCTAGCGCGAGCAGCTTGTTGTTCGGCTGCATCTGGCCGTAGTGAGTCAAGATGGCGTCCGGCGTGGCGGCGTTTTCGTGCTGCGCCAGTCCCTTCAAGGCGACGTCGCACAGCTCTGGATCGGCCAGCAGCTTTTGCAGCGTCGGGGGCAACGTCGCATCGTCAATCGACAAGAGCGAGTCAATTGCGAACTTGCGGACGCTCGTCTCTTGTTTGCCATCTCGGATGAGAATTTGAAGATACGATCTTGAGGTTTCGGAACCGAACGTCGCGTCAAGCGCCGTCGCTTCGAGCATCACCTCTCGATTGCCGCTATTACGTAGATCAAACGTGACCTGGTTCCAAGCTTCCGGCGGCGTCACTTTGCGCTGACCGGCTAGCGACTTCCGAATCGAGCGGAGGAAGAGGAGCTGCGTCGGTACGTCGTCAATTTGCTTTAGCCCGCTCACCAGCGTCGCCAGCGCGCTCTTCGCATCGCCGCTGCCGATCCGCCGCAGCATGAACTGCCCGACT is part of the Blastopirellula sediminis genome and harbors:
- a CDS encoding MarR family winged helix-turn-helix transcriptional regulator, with protein sequence MIRFDFEKSVGYWIFSTGHMLSRAMNEELSSHGITYRQWEVLAWLSYHGEITQSELAEQMRIEAPTLVGVIDRMERDGWITRETDPCDRRKKIIRATDKVQPVWEQMVNCALAVRARAIVGIPEEDLEVMRRTLSAMRDNMGENVLGPVPTNTLVAPTGPVKVGSETARVD
- a CDS encoding sulfite oxidase-like oxidoreductase — translated: MFDSEHDHAKYQSGEPLKPEEITEEGIIISPDTYRSQRIPPGQSRTRKWPILHASHVPNVEPEDWRLKIFGLVEREVDLDWDQFQALPRCKVFADFHCVTHWSRLSNIWEGVSTQTLLKLAGVKPEAKYVVCHAYDNGWSTNMPLEDFLADDALLADTHDEMPINDAHGGPVRGMVPRLYAWKSAKWIRGIELTAKDKPGYWERGGFHNHGDPWTEERFGY
- a CDS encoding ATP-binding response regulator, with protein sequence MPTVLIVDDTPVDLVLLEGILKKDPQNKIAKATNGMAALELLQDVSDEVDVVVTDLNMPEMNGLELVNRMQSIYPQIPVVLTTAHGSEELAVEALQQGAACYVPKTHLAERLVSTVQQVRAMCAAERNYERLTQAMAKADFEFRLTSDPLLCERLVEMMQQIAGSMGLCEASNQVSLGMALEGALFSAYYRGNLELDLDQLEALQLDKPEAIALVEQRRSSEPYASRVLHVQASLSKEEGSFVIRHEGPGIDVASIPEPNDPQALDKLGNRGLVLMQAFMDEATFDEDGTTITMVKRRAPVAARV
- a CDS encoding MarC family protein, with the translated sequence MNFELLFGEFLLLVATIDPIGTLSIFVGVTRRSAKEDRPRIALKATLIGGAVLLAFLILGQFILGALDIRLESFQLAGGIILFLLGLQMVFGVGPAVEPPKPEAGHDVAVFPLAIPSIASPGSILAVVILTDNHRFTILEQAKTSVVLAIVLALTYVLMLLANPIHRLIGETGGTIIVKVMGLILCALATENCVEAVQKLWS
- a CDS encoding radical SAM protein, which gives rise to MTTHRLHTLHQRSFDDNKFVYPVLSRRSRGLSIGVNLNPDKICNFDCIYCQVNRREESETRFVETDRYFHEIDEMLSLAASGDIWATPKFAETPVSLRRVNDIAFSGDGEPTTYRNFDELVGRTAEIKRQHGMDDVKMVLITNASMFHRDVVKKGLEVLDANNGEIWAKLDAGTEEYYHLIERTKIPYQRILDNITAASQVRPLVIQTLFMKVNGVGPTDAELAAYCGRLRDVTAAGGKLKLIQIYTVARRPAEDFVAPISDEEVDRIVKMVHDETGLTAEAYYGTSNY
- a CDS encoding 30S ribosomal protein S1 encodes the protein MSVDPSQDPQAQGEIPAEASTPAPENVSQPSEDADAPKRKLLIGSQRDEDKPAPAPKPAAAARPQRPERPKPSKTESEEDPTAIPADLTSLETNREIEKLPVSSDGRVEVPNRRQKLDDIEREVEAALGGLSLDDMIAGEKAMQGISGKTLEVDSRQPATVLRIHREEVFIDLPGQNQGFVSLRTFVAPPAVGDKLEVVIVKYDREQGLYEAVVPGSSVSVVDWGDLKEGILVDAVVDGVNKGGLECAVGGARGFIPASQIAPHHVTKMEDYLGQKLQCLVTEANPERRNLVLSARAVAEKAKEDSRKETMGTLQVGQMREGTVTRIQDFGAFVDIGGVDGLVHVSQISWDRIKHPSDALSEGQAVRVKVTKIDPETGKIGLSIRDTMENPWQKVASEFAVGAIVKGKVTKIMEFGAFVEIGPGIEGLIHVSEVSHTRVSRIQSVLKVGETVEVKVVNIDQEKRRIGLSIKALAPAPASKSGGKKKEEEEVDVDRELKVKPTAGELKGGIVNEQSEGSKFGLKW